The Pyxicephalus adspersus unplaced genomic scaffold, UCB_Pads_2.0 Sca183, whole genome shotgun sequence region CCAGACAGCCATTCTTTCAATGTGGTTGTTATGGTTTTTCATGAAACAATGAGCACCAACAGTGTTTGATGGCTCTGCATATCTCACTATCCCCTGCATTGATATGTACATGCACATGAAATtgacatattactcagccctGTGCCCTTACCCTGTCTAAGGTTTCTTTATGGCTTTAGTGGTGTGAATATGTTCTTAAGCaacattactatttttttcttacaatattgCGTCCTGCTAAATCTTGGTCCATGGGAAATGAAAAAAGGCCATTTCCAGCTAGGTTGTTTAATGATCTACCACTATGAGCATACCCTGTGAAATAATGCTcggggaccactgtacatataGAGATTTTCGCTAGATTTTTGCTTGAGAAGATCACAGATGCTCATTTTGGACAACAAGTATCTAGGATGTAAATGTAACTTTAGTAAACCTTATTCTTAGAATCAGCTGTAAATGATAAAGCATGTTTAGTAGGCATTCTTCAAATGCTCTCTTTTGTTTAGACCTTCTCCTAATGGCACTATCAATATAATACATTAACTAAATTCACTTCACATGTAATAGACTGGGTAGGTCTATCAAATTCCTGTGTGGTCTgctaaaggtaaatattttttttagtgattgCTTTGTTGTGTTAAAATGCTAATAAACCCCCTTAGACATCCAAACTTTAATTTAAGTATAGCTGTGCTTCAAACAAAGCTAATGCACAGACAGATAAAAGAATGTGAGCTCATACTTACGTATTCAAGAAAGAACAAATTACATAATGATCAAGGAATTCAATCCCCTATGTATTACCTACTGCACTTCTTTTGTATTTTGATCATGTGttattttttccatggaaatacTTGGCAATGGAATTTTGACTGCAAAGGAAATCATTATATGCTTCAAATATATTCTTATTGAATTAGTTTGAATTAGTTTCCTATAATTTGGTTTTTCTACCTGTACTATATTAGTGGAGAATATTTTATGCTGCTAATGTGTAAACTTGGGAGCTtgatgccctttctgcaataaaaaaaaacattttccagactcactacaaatttttaaattacactctCCCTATCCTTGCTCTGTCATGGGGGGCTTCATCTTCACTTGGTTGCCTTCTGGGTGTTGATTTTTCAGCCACATTCATTGGTCAGGTCAGAATGACGAAACTTCCGCACATTAGTCATATCAGCAGCTCAGTGTAAAAAAGATTGTAAATACGGTACAGAACATACACTGTACATGGGAGATACAGCATAGTGTGCTCACATTATACACAGCGTACCCAGAACAAAGCACCCACAGTATACACAATACAGAACATACACAGTACATGAGAGTGCacagtacaaaacacatacagCGCACAGaacatacatcatacatatatGATATGGTACAGAGGGCATATAGCATATACAGCACACAGAGTACACATAGGGTGATATTGGTGAGTATGCACTCTTTGTGGCCTCTCCTCAGTCATTAGTGTCTTCAGTCCTGTAATCAGTTTCTTCTCTGTGCCCAACCCCTGTAATTAGTGCGTTCATCCCTAAAACTCTTTTTGTGCTCTTTCCCCTATAAATGCCCTCATCCCTGAAATTAGCACGCCCATCAGACACATTAGTAGGTGTatggttgaaattttttttattagttgtgtgaatacaggtagtccttgagttaaggacatccgacatacggacgacttctacataagaacggggcttccctgctcacttgtgtgagggacggaggcttgatggggggaggggcggtttgcaagacttgcagaaaaaatcttttgctaaacacagctgaggttgtgggtgatcttaaggactgagctcttctgcaacatcttgtaactctttaatgaccaagttaaactctgcagttgtttctttttgcatatcaaagcacagcacaaattcaacttaagaatatacctacagtccctatctcgtatgtaacctgggactacctgtaacatAATTCTTGTTCCTGGGTGGCAATGCTCACTTCCCCACTATTTTTATGGATGAAGTTGTTACTTAAGCTGCTCCCCTAGTCTGGACTACAAATAGGATACTTGATCTAGTGGCAGGAAGTAAAGGAACATTTCACCAATAGTCCTTTATGAAGACATTGCTTCTCCTCCCTGTAAATGATTTCCAATAACcttctgttgtgtctctgggacaaaaagtgaaggaaaatttcaCCAATagtacacagacagaaaaaaatacatatacctaTATATCCATATACCTACatagaaacatacatacattttaaatgatcatgttccccctaaaaaaaatactaaatatactaaaaaaaaaatactaaagctgCTATTTtgaatcaaacattttaaagcccatcttttcCACAAAAACCACTTAATTCATAATTAAAGGAGtcacacttaaagtggacctatcatcaatccctctgaaataatgaaaaaaatgattttataaaaaaaatttttaaattgaatgGACCCCTCTTCTTTTATCTTTACTGCTGCAGACTGGACTAGGGTTGTGGAGGGATCGAGGCTTTCCAactataaaggtaagtgtcatttttttcagctttcagCAAACCACCAGCAAACACAAATGACAAGCTGGTTTACAGGAAAAGTAAGGCATTCATGCATGAACATGCAGCAGTCACCACagctaaatttattttcaaaaatgagGTTATCTGAGGTCAGAAGTTACCATCACACAGCTGGCATCCTATATAGATACCATTCAGAAGAATGCGGTTTCTCGTCACTTTCCAATAAAATGGAAGGTTACATAGCCTAAAAGGTTTACAGAGTAAATGTACAAACAATGGAAATATACATATAGGACTGCTGTAATAGCTCTTTCACCTAAAGAAATTTATAAACATTTGCACACAAAAGCATTTACACATTATATAACTTTTCCTTATTTATAAGTAATGTTTACTTAAAAGCTTCGGTTTAAGTGTTGTTTActtaggggctctatttataaaaaaagggaatcagacattccctcaaacattgccttgtgggaatgtcagattccctgttttataaatagaatacttgtacaatatttgtttttaaatttttttttcctgtcattcAATTTTCCTTACTGTCGCAAGCATTTCAgttaatgaatgaatatatacagtaaaaatcttttatgtgttcattttaaaaatgtgatatattctTAAAAGTGAAACACAAATAATGCCAAGATTATCAAAACTGCACCCACTATTAGCATTCCTGGAAGAGACTTATCCTGGGTAGACCTTTGAAGAGTGCGGGTCTTTGTTGGTTTTATAATGCGATTCCACTGTGTCATGATGGCATTTCTGGCACCACTCCATTTACCTGGTCCCATAAGCCGAAACTGGTAAGGTGTACAGGGCCCAAACAGCACCTCAAAGCCCAGTTTTGGATCTGTAGTAAACAGACGCAACAGGTTTGGCTTCACTCCAAGAAGTGTGGCTAGTTCATCCATGTATTCCACATAGTCTACCTGTATTGTGTGACGATGGCTTGCCacatagctaaaaaataaaaatacaaaattagatAATAAGtgaatgtgaatttattttatatttcagtccTAACAGTCACAGACACGGCTTACCATTATGTTTTATGAACAAGAGCACAACACAAAGGGAAGTGATATGTCATCACATTCTGTATCAGACGCAGGATTGTCTGATCTGTCTATGTTATATAGCTCTGAACTTTGGAATTTGAGAAGGAGGGACAAAAAAGACATAATGCACACCATCACACACAAAAATGGAACTGGGCATCAATACAATGCTCTGAAAATTGTGTGGCTCTTAGCATGGTTAAAAGGAGCCTGGGCTTACATATTGTTACTGTACAGTCAGCAGTTTTTACACCTAAAAAATATTCCCTTTGTGTCCCTAAAAGTGACAAAAGTATTTACTGACCCTTCAGGATCCAACCCTGAAATCCTGGGGTGGATCAGTTTGATGCAATGTACTACACAGTATAGTGAGTAGCATTCAGAACAatacaatagacctgatttattaaagctctctaaggctggaaaggAAATTACCATGCACATTCTACAACTAAATTACATACCTAGCTCTCTTCTTtcctggaggatacactttcatcagtgaagctgggtgatccagcaaacctggaattgatttactaaaaataattttctatttgttaaaaaaatgttttcaatcctggaccagattcattccaggtttgctagatcacccagcttcagtgatgaaagtgtatcctctccagccttggagagctttaataaatcaatgtgcaATATGGTGTACAAAGTGCAGCAGAAAGGcgtttgtattatattattaggaCAAGACAACAGAATCCAGGAAAGAAGAGAGCTAGGTATGTAATTTAGTTGTAGAATGTGCATGGTAATTGGATCTTATCCGAAAGTGTGTTTACCCACTgaatgaatatatacaaataattttgattttaaagaCTGTACTAAATTCCATGGAACATCATTTGATGTAAAACGAGGCAGGTTTACAATTGGTATTACACAGGATCATTATAAAGTAAGTAGCAGAACACCCTATCACACCACATAGTAATTGAAAAATCAGAGGTAATTTTCAGTTGTAGATTTAGGTACTAGCTACAGATACATACTTGTGTAGATCTAGAAGACAAATGTTATACCTTGAAGCCTTTGGCCAGTTATTAGTGCAGCCAGTTTTGCACTAGTGCAGGTCACTAACACAATATTGGTAAGTACCAGTAAAGAAATGTTGAAACAGTTGAAATTTGCTACCACTCTACTTAACTATACTTTTGGACAACCTGTCCTTGGTTTTATTAGTGTTCCCTATGCAATCTTGTATCTCGTACTCCCCAGTAGAAGACTGAAGACTTTCTATAAAACTATTACTTGTTTTAGCTCTTCCTAGCCTGATATGCAGTGACCCTACTTACTGGGCGGAAAtcagtatataaatatagtaaagaTTTAGACAGAATATAATTTAGATTACATAATTTCTCCCATTCAAGCAGCTAAACCAGTGAAGGTAATCTAAAGGAATAATTTTGTCCAATCATGTTGAATAAAACTTTAGACATTGAACATGATGGCATTTAATCATTGGATTAAAATAAGACcttaatcatttatattatttaacttccattttttggctttaaatCGTTAAGCAATTTTATAGCAGAATAAATTACAATTGCATGTTTCCTAGAACATGAATAAATTACCGATTGTGCATTTTGAGTTTTTTCTTGGCAACTTCCATAGTCATAGTTAATTTGTCAGGTAGTTTGACCAAACCTGTAGAGCCAAAACAGGAGACGTTATTATTATGCACCTCTATATTACCAAAATCATATGAAGACTTGCAAGCTAAACATAGGGAGACAATTCAGTAATAATAGGtgagggcacaaaatgcagccattacaGCTAACATCTCAGAAGCTgaaaagaggaagagagaaggcTGGGTCTAATAGACCCGAGTATAAACGTATTCTTTACCTAATGTCATTTTAGgggcaaaatatttctttttatttttgggtatAAACACTAACCTTGTTCTAGAACtatttgcattttgcatgcaactaagtttaagtgacactgcTATGACAAAATagtggaagctgccattgctctgcattctttttgaaaatgctagttttctggATTTTATGTTCATGCATTGGATTCCATGCTTCATATGTCACTGATCTAGAACAAGTATAGAAATTAcacttatttataataattatgttgCAGACACATACATCAAATGTATAGATCACAAAAAGAACTAGTTTCTTAGTAGGAGGCCAGCTATGGCAGTTTCTTTACCTCAAGTATGACATGGATATTTTAGGCTAATCCCAAAGGGCTCAGAACAGGGATTCAGAAAAACATGAGCAAGAACCttgcaatatattgttttttagaaaCCTATGTTAACCAACTTTTTATAATGGCAGGTTCATTTTACAAACATAGAATTTTATTCTTTAGGTTCGTTGGTAAACAGTTTGGCCTTTTCACTGGAAATAGGTATTTAAAGCATGAAATCAATATTTTCTATGATGTACCTTTGAAGACTCGAGTTGCCAAACGACACTGTAGCTCAGAAATTGGCATGATGGCTCCAAGTGGCTGGATAAGTCCGATCACTGCTAATGTGTACACATCCAAGTTGTAAGGAAACATATATTTGTACAGGGAGACCTTGTTTTTGTTTACACTGAGTAGTGATTTTTCACAGAATGGAAAAGCAATACTATATCCTGTAGCAAATATGACAGCATCAATGTTTTTCTCTACGGTCCCATCTTCGAAAACGACATTAGTGCTTGTAAACTCTTTTACATTGGGCCTAATCTGAATGTAGCCTGAGATGATACGATTCGGTAGATCATCATTGATAGTTGGATGCTGGCCCTTAAATCTGAAGGGATAAAAACTTAAATTTaacaaagatagatagatagatagatagatagatagatagatagatagatagatagataatcctgggtttctttttatgctttttttgtgttttctcaaAAAcagatctagcaaacctggatgggatttggtctaggattgaaaatatttgtaaactatgagaggtttgctggttcacccaggtttacccatgatagtctatcttcgccaatcttggagaactttaataaaacaggccccacatgggaagcaaaaaaaatcattgttgtgtGAGTAAAATTTGATAAGAACTTCTTCACTAACTACACCAAATAGCTAAAAACTTCACCCACTATTTCTACTCTCATTCTTACCATCCATGGTTCGATAATGATCCAATTCTTTTAGTTTGTAACTCTATTTTTCCTATCCTCAGTTCTAAGTTAGGATTCCTTAAcgatttttgttatgtttgtccCCTGTTCTTATGGATGTGAGACTTCGCTCTGCTGAATATTCTAAAATTAATAAGAAacttaaaatgattgaaaaacaacatttgcatAAGCTTAGTTGAACAAGTCAACCTCAAAACGCTTTTTAAGAGGTATTGCACCAAAAGCACCAAATAGAAAGATTTTACTTAAAATTAGAACTGGTCCTATTTTGTGTCTCACTGACCTTGCTGAGCATAATCTTTGTtggacaaaatagaaaaattgtcAATAGTAATAAGATAGGTACTAGGTTAACTAACAAGCTTAAGTATCTCCCTGTCCACAAACCAGCTATTTCTTTGCAAACCAGAAAATCACTACATCTAATCTTAATAAAATCTTAGATTAGTTTCATTATCACTACTAAGTTATATCAATCAGTaccaaatgctttatttttttctagggtGCCAATTCTAAAAATGTCCTCCACCTGAACAGAAGCTTTTGGTGTGGACATTAGTCTAACAGAAGTCTTACATGCTATTACAACTCTTAAGGTGGGCACGTGCTGTAGCCCTGATAGGTTTTCaactttgtattattaaaaaaatagctgaTATAGTTGTACCTTACTTTGCTTCTCTGTATAATGATTATAGGGGGTAACTAAGTGCTGATATGCTTCAAGCACAAGTTGTAATGATTCTTAAGCCTAGCAAAGATTCTCTTTCATGGCCCAATTATATACCCATCCCATTGCTTAATAAAGACTTAAAAGTCATTCTGATAAAAGTCCATCCAATAGACCTAATTCTTTTCTACCTACACTAATTCATGGGGATTAAGTTGGATTTGTTCCAGGCCATCAGGCATCCGATGGGATTTGTCCCACTGTTCTCATTAATTATTTCACATCTAAGACATCACACCAAATACATGCTAATTATCTTTATCGATGTTCAAATGCCCAAAATTATTAAGGGGTGTCTATCACTGCAGATCATACATTCTTTCCATAAGTATAATTAGCCCCCTCTTCTGTGAGAAAGGATTCTTGACCTCCTAAATTCATGGAACTTGCCTCATATCTAATGGTTTGGATGTATACACACAATCAAAGTGTCTTTTCTACCTACGTTTCTTTACCTTATGAGTCTTATGTct contains the following coding sequences:
- the LOC140344922 gene encoding flavin-containing monooxygenase 5-like, which translates into the protein VFLSTRRGAWVTHRVAKNGYPRDIANLSRFQNIMNKILPSSLINYMIESALNNKFNHCNYGLQMQHRFKGQHPTINDDLPNRIISGYIQIRPNVKEFTSTNVVFEDGTVEKNIDAVIFATGYSIAFPFCEKSLLSVNKNKVSLYKYMFPYNLDVYTLAVIGLIQPLGAIMPISELQCRLATRVFKGLVKLPDKLTMTMEVAKKKLKMHNRYVASHRHTIQVDYVEYMDELATLLGVKPNLLRLFTTDPKLGFEVLFGPCTPYQFRLMGPGKWSGARNAIMTQWNRIIKPTKTRTLQRSTQDKSLPGMLIVGAVLIILALFVFHF